In Nostoc sp. GT001, a genomic segment contains:
- a CDS encoding lipid-A-disaccharide synthase-related protein, which yields MPSKRILFISNGHGEDNHTSHVIQTLRQLCPSIEMAAMPIVGEGKAYRSLDIPIIGPTQIMPSGGFFYMKRLYILKDFQSGLIGLTWRQLQAVLQYAPNCDLIMSTGDFVSQTFAYLTKRPFVSFISCLSALYEGQLRINPLLWHDLNSSRCLAVFTRDSYTASDLQRQGIAKARFGGIPALDRVVPTGKDLYLKPDIPAIAILPGSRMPEAARNFSLQLQLVIEIAKVMPESGFQFRAALVPNLMEQLDEIAKSQGWQLNQGILSYFPPGTSAEESPLVEVRCYSDAFSDILYYSTLVIGMAGLAVDLAVAMGKPIIQIPGEGPQFTYQFAEAQTRLSGISAQTIGTKPATPEILKQAAKRVVETLEDSDYLAKCKVNGPERFGPPGASERIARFLLNSLGETE from the coding sequence TTGTGGGTGAAGGAAAAGCTTACCGCAGCTTGGACATTCCCATTATTGGGCCCACACAAATAATGCCCTCTGGCGGATTCTTTTACATGAAGCGCCTCTATATACTCAAAGATTTTCAATCGGGATTGATTGGGTTAACGTGGCGACAATTACAAGCGGTGTTGCAGTATGCTCCTAACTGCGATTTAATTATGTCTACTGGGGATTTTGTCTCCCAGACATTTGCTTACTTAACAAAGCGTCCCTTCGTTTCGTTTATCTCTTGTCTTTCTGCCCTCTATGAAGGGCAATTGCGTATCAATCCACTGCTGTGGCACGACCTTAATTCTTCCCGATGTCTGGCAGTTTTTACTAGAGATTCCTATACAGCTTCCGATCTCCAACGGCAAGGTATAGCAAAGGCTAGGTTTGGTGGGATTCCGGCTTTAGATCGCGTTGTCCCCACAGGGAAAGACTTGTACCTGAAACCGGATATTCCTGCGATCGCAATCTTACCAGGATCGCGAATGCCGGAAGCCGCGCGAAATTTCAGTTTGCAGTTGCAACTGGTGATAGAAATCGCCAAGGTGATGCCTGAGTCAGGATTCCAGTTTCGTGCCGCCTTAGTACCAAATTTGATGGAGCAATTAGACGAAATTGCTAAAAGTCAAGGTTGGCAACTGAATCAAGGCATACTCAGCTATTTTCCTCCAGGAACTTCTGCTGAAGAATCACCGCTTGTAGAAGTGAGATGTTACTCAGATGCCTTCAGTGATATCTTGTATTACTCTACCCTCGTCATTGGCATGGCAGGGTTAGCAGTGGATTTAGCTGTAGCAATGGGGAAACCTATCATCCAGATTCCCGGAGAGGGCCCTCAATTTACCTATCAATTTGCAGAAGCGCAAACGCGGCTGTCGGGCATTTCTGCTCAAACCATCGGTACTAAGCCAGCAACCCCTGAGATTCTCAAGCAAGCAGCTAAACGAGTAGTTGAAACTTTAGAAGATTCAGACTACCTCGCTAAGTGCAAAGTAAATGGCCCTGAGCGATTTGGCCCACCCGGCGCATCTGAGAGAATTGCCCGCTTTCTACTAAACTCTCTAGGAGAAACTGAGTAG